A single window of Podarcis raffonei isolate rPodRaf1 chromosome 9, rPodRaf1.pri, whole genome shotgun sequence DNA harbors:
- the LOC128420551 gene encoding CD209 antigen-like protein D isoform X2 has translation MEQPAPTEPPTLSATITDDATERMEKSGIDEAPRKDSAAAKETVASTFRDMVTFLKSPTGERFIILEMFILIAMTLLLFLLYQKEMKKRADFQVGLGMIRNFVVGIDSTYKDKDDFQILAVVQNLSEEVRHLAIQNDQLQKEIDIISKNVNDGWVLFATAYYWFSHGPQSWMNSKKLCEREGAKLISLKTAVEQQFVVNEVKARRKLFWIGLFKDNKAKWRWLPGIEALVTFWKWGEPNRAAKHDCAVMTFNCRGSCWAALNCEQMTQYICKKVPNAAWL, from the exons ATGGAGCAGCCAGCGCCCACAGAGCCTCCAACACTATCGGCAACTATAACTGATG ATGCAACTGAGAGGATGGAAAAGTCCGGAATTGATGAAGCACCCAGAAAggattcagcagcagcaaaagaaactGTTG CATCTACTTTTCGGGACATGGTTACCTTCTTAAAATCTCCAACGGGTGAACGATTTATCATACTTGAGATGTTCATCCTTATTGCCATGACACTGCTGCTTTTCCTTCTAT atcagaaggaaatgaaaaaaagagCTGATTTTCAAGTGGGATTGGGAATGATTCGAAACTTTGTTGTTGGGATTGATTCAACCTATAAGGACAAGGATG ACTTCCAAATACTCGCTGTAGTTCAAAACTTATCAGAGGAAGTGCGGCATCTTGCCATCCAAAATGATCAACTGCAAAAGGAAATTG ACATCATCTCTAAAAATGTGAATGATGGTTGGGTTTTATTTGCAACGGCATACTATTGGTTTTCTCATGGGCCACAATCATGGATGAATTCCAAAAAATTGTGTGAGAGGGAAGGCGCCAAGCTAATTTCTCTGAAAACAGCAGTAGAACAG CAATTTGTGGTGAATGAAGTAAAAGCCCGAAGAAAGCTTTTTTGGATTGGACTCTTTAAAGACAACAAAGCGAAATGGAGATGGCTGCCAGGAATAGAGGCTTTAGTCAC CTTCTGGAAATGGGGTGAGCCAAATAGAGCCGCGAAGCACGACTGTGCTGTAATGACCTTTAATTGCCGCGGAAGTTGCTGGGCAGCGTTAAACTGTGAGCAAATGACACAGTATATTTGCAAGAAGGTGCCGAATGCTGCTTGGCTCTAA